The sequence below is a genomic window from Deltaproteobacteria bacterium.
AAACCAGAATTATCCGGAGGGTCTGACCCTATACCCTAGGAATTCTAAGGGTGGGGTGAAACAGAACAGGAGCATTCATGGCCCAGGCCGCGAAGAGAGCGCGCGACGCGCGGGCGCCGAGGAAACGGCGCGGACGAAAGAACATCGCCGAGGGGGTGGCGCACATTCACTCCACCTTCAACAACACGATCATAACCATCACGGACACCCAAGGCAACGTGGTGGCATGGTCGAGCGCCGGCGCCATCGGCTTCAAGGGCTCGCGCAAGGGGACGCCGTTCGCGGCGCAGCAGGCCGCGGACAATGTGGCGCGCAAGGCCATGGATCACGGCATGCATTCCATACAGGTGTACGTGCGCGGCCCGGGCTCGGCGCGGGAGTCGGCGTTGCGGTCGCTTCAGTCGGCGGGGTTGAACGTCAGCTTGATCAAGGACGTGACCCCCATCCCCCATAACGGCTGCCGGCCGCCCAAGCGCAGGCGCGTTTGAGAGGAGATCTTTAGTGGCAAGGTATCATGGCCCGGTATGCCGGCTGTGCCGGCGAGAGAACCTGAAGCTGTTTCTCAAAGGAGAGCGGTGCTACACGGACAAGTGCGCCATCGAGCGGCGCAACTACCCTCCAGGGCAGCATGGACAGAGGCGGCTCAAGTTTTCCGAGTACAGCCTCCAGCTCCGGGAGAAGCAGAAGGTCAAGCGGATGTACGGGCTGCTCGAAAAGCAGTTCAGGGGAAGCTTCGAGAGCGCGGAAAAATCCCGCGGCATCACCGGCGAGAACCTGCTGGTGATCCTCGAAAGGCGGCTCGACAACGTCGTCTACCGTCTCGGCTTCGCGTGTTCCCGGGGAGATGCCCGCCTTCTTGTCCGGCACGGCCACGTGCGGGTCAACGGCCGCCGGGTGACCATCCCTTCCTATCGCGTGGGCGTCGGCGACGTCGTGGCGGTGGCGGAGAAGAGCCGCAAGTCCGAGCGCGTGCTCACGGCCATGGAAGGAGCCCAGCGGCGCGGCGTGCCTGACTGGATCGAGGTGGACCGGGAGAACTTCTCCGGCACGGTCAGGATGCTCCCGAGCCGCGGCGACGTCACGACGCCCATCAACGAGAAGCTCATCGTTGAGTTGTATTCCAAGTAACCGGCGGTGAACCGTGTTGGAGATCCCATGTCCAAGCACTGGAGCGAACTGATCAAGCCGGAAGGCATCGAGGTTGACGAGAAGAGCCTGAGCTCGACCTATGGGAAGTTTGCCGGCGAACCCTTCGAACGAGGCTTCGGCCAGACCATCGGCAACAGTCTGCGCCGCATCCTGCTTTCGTCGCTGAGGGGCGCCGCCATCACTTCCGTTCAGATCGAGAACGCGCTGCATGAGTTTTCCACCATCCCCGGGGCCACGGAGGACGTGTCCGAGATCATCCTGAACCTGAAGGAGGTGCGGCTCAAGCTGCACGACACGGATCGGGAGGTCGTTCGTATCGATGCAACGGGGCCCAGCGAGGTGCTGGCCGGGGACATCGTCCGGAGCGCGCAGGTGGAGGTGCTCAACCCGGAGCACCGCATCGCGTTCCTTTCCAAGGAAGGACGCCTGAACGCCAACATGGTGGTGCGCGCGGGTCAGGGATACGTGCCCGCCGAGCGCAACCGCGAAGAGGAACTGCCGGTCGACACGATCTTCATGGATGCCGTGTTCTCACCCATTCGCAAGGTCAACTTCACGGTGACCAATGCACGGGTCGGCCAGCGCACGGACTACGACAAGCTGGTTCTGGAGGTGTGGACGGACGGCAGCGAAAAGCCGGAAGACGCGCTCGCGTACGCCGCGCGGATTCTGCAGGACCAGGTTTCCATCTTCGCCGAGTTCGCCGAGGGGCCGCAGATGGCGGAGGTCGAGGCGGTGACGGAGGCCGGTACGCTCAACGAGAACCTCTTCCGCGCGGTGGAGGACCTGGAGTTCTCCGTGCGGGCGCAGAACTGCCTGCAGAACGCCAACTTGAAGTACATCGGCGAGTTGGTTCAGAAAACCGAGCAGGAGATGCTCAAAACGAAGAATTTCGGGCGGAAGTCGCTCAACGAGATCAAGGAGTTGCTTGGCGAGCTGGGGCTGGAGCTGGGAATGAAACTGGACCACTTCCCGAGCCGCGAAGAGCTGGAAGCCCGCAAGCAGGCCGAGCAGAAGGAGACAGCGTAGGCCATGCGGCACTTGAAGACCGGCAGAAAGCTGAACCGTAGCGCGAGCCACCGGCACGCCTTGTTGCGCAACATGGCCACGTCGCTGCTGCGGCACGACCGCATCACGACCACGGACGCCAAGGCCAAGGAGCTCAGGCGGTGGGCCGATTGGCTGATCACGCTCGGCAAGGACGGAAGCCTCCACGCCCGGCGCCAGGCGCTGGCCTTCGTTCAGGACAAGGCCGTCGTGGCGCGTTTGTTCAACGAGCTGGGGCCGCGCTTCCAGGAGCGTCACGGAGGCTACACCCGCATCGTCAAGGTGGGTCGCCGTCGTGGCGACGCCGCACCGCTGTCCATCATCGAGTTGATGCCGGCCTCCGGCGAGGCCGCCGTCGAGCCCGCGGAGGGGGACGACGCGGCCGGCGAATCGTCCACCACGCGCGGGACCTGAGAGCGGTCCCGCGCCGGCGCGCGTCGCGGCCACATCCTTCGGACAACCGTAGGCGCGCGGGTCATTGGTGTCTATGGCCAACCATCGAAAGGCGGCGAACCGCGGCAGCGTCTACTTCAGTCGCGGGCAACTCTTCGGCGTTGCATCGCTTTTTGTCGCCGCGGCGGCCGTCATCTTCTTCTTCGGCATCCTGATCGGACAGAGCATCGAGGAGCGCAAGCTCCTGAGCAAGGGCGACGCCGGCGTCACGGTGCCGGTCAACCCGGGTGCGTCCGGCGACGACCAGGAGATGACCTTCTACGACACGTTGACGAAACCGGCCCCGCCCAACACCGGCGCCCCGGCGCAAAGCCCCCCGGCCGACGAAGGAAAGACTCCATGGACCGTGCAGGTGGCCGCCGCCGAGACCCGGGCGCGGGCGGACAGCATGGCGGCGGAACTCAAGAAGCGCGGATACGAGGCCTACGTCACGTCCGGGAAACTCAACCGAAAGACCTTCTACCGGGTCCGGGTGGGCAAGTACCGAAACCGCCAGGAGGCCATGGTGGACCTTCAGCGGCTCAAAAAGGACAAGTACGACCCGATGATCATGGGGACCCAATGAATATCCAGCAAGCCATTGCCCGCCTGGTGGACGGCGCCAACCTCACCGAGCCGGAGATGGTGGACGTCATGAACCAGGTCATGACGGGAGAGGCGACGCCGATTCAGGTGGCGGGGTTCCTGACGGCGCTGCGTATCCAGGGTGAGACCGTCGAGGAGGTCACGGGCGCCGCCCGGGTGATGCGCGAGAAGGCGTTGCACGTCGAGGCAGGCCCGGGCTGTGTGCTGGACACCTGCGGCACCGGCGGCGACGGCAAGAACACCTTCAACATTTCCACCACGGTGGCGTTCGTGGTGGCGGCCGCGGGCATCACCGTGGCCAAGCATGGGAACCGGGCGGTTTCCAGCGGTTCCGGCAGCGCGGACGTCCTGGCCGAGCTCGGGGTGAAGATCGACGTTCCCAAGGAAACGGTGGAACGCTGCATGCGCGAGGTCGGGCTGGGTTTCCTGTTCGCGCCGATGATGCACGAGGCCATGAAGTACGCCGTGGCGCCGCGCCGCGAGCTCGGCATCCGCACCATCTTCAACCTCCTGGGTCCTCTGACCAACCCGGCCAGGGCCAGCCATCAGCTCCTCGGCATCTATGACGGCGCGCTCATCGAAACCGTGGCGCAAGTCCTCGGCAACCTCGGCAGCGAGCGCGCCATGGTGGTGCACGGCGACGAAGGCCTCGACGAAATCTCGCTCGGAGGTCCCACGTCTGTGGCGGAATGGAAGGATGGGGAGGTTGCCCGCTACACGCTTCACCCCGAGGAGTTCGGCTTCGAGACGTGTCCGGCCGGGCGGCTCACGGCCGCCGACCCGGCGGAATGCGCCGCCATCGTCACGGCGGTCCTCAAGGGGGAACCGGGACCGGCGCGGGACGTGGTGCTGCTCAACGGCGGCGCGGCGCTGTGCGTGAGCGAGCGCGCGGACACCATCGCACAAGGCGTCGACGTGGCGCGGGAATGTATCGATTCGGGAGCCGCGATGGGAAAGCTCGAACACCTGATCCGGCTGACCAATGAAGCGTAACGGCGCCCAAAACCCGGGCAACGACATTCTCGAACGGATCGCGGCGCACGTCCGCGGGTCGCTCGATTCGCGCCGCCGTGAACTCCCGGTCGAGGCGCTGATGGAACGCGCGCTTTACCACGAACCGCGCCGGGGCTTCCGGGAGGCGCTGTCCCGCCCCGCCCGGCACGTCATCGCCGAGGTGAAGCGGGCGTCGCCCTCCCAAGGGGTGATCCGCGAGGACTTCGACCCCGTCGGCATCGCCACCCGCTACCAGGCCGGCGGCGCCACGGCTCTCTCGGTGGTCACCGAGGAGCGCTTCTTCGACGGCTCTCTGCTGTACCTTTCGGAAATCCGCGAGAAGGTCGCCCTGCCCCTCCTCAGAAAGGACTTCGTGCTGGACCCCTACCATCTCGTGGAGGCCCGCGGCTTCGGCGCGGACGCCGTCCTCCTGATCGCCGCCATGCTCGACGACGGCGCCATGGAATCCCTGCACGCCGAAGCGCGTTCCCTGGGCCTGGACGTTCTCGTGGAGGTGCACTCGGAGCGGGAGCTGGATACGGCCCTGAGGATCGGCGCCTCCATCATCGGCATCAACAACCGCGACCTGCGCACCTTCGAGGTGGATCTCGCGGTCGCCGAATCGCTCCTGCCCCGGATACCGCCGGACGTGCTGGCGGTATGCGAGAGCGGCATCAAGGATGCGGCCCACGTCGAGCGCATCGAGGCCGCCGGCGGCCGGGTGTTCCTCGTGGGCGAAACGCTGATGCGTGCTCCC
It includes:
- the rpsK gene encoding 30S ribosomal protein S11 produces the protein MAQAAKRARDARAPRKRRGRKNIAEGVAHIHSTFNNTIITITDTQGNVVAWSSAGAIGFKGSRKGTPFAAQQAADNVARKAMDHGMHSIQVYVRGPGSARESALRSLQSAGLNVSLIKDVTPIPHNGCRPPKRRRV
- the rpsD gene encoding 30S ribosomal protein S4 produces the protein MARYHGPVCRLCRRENLKLFLKGERCYTDKCAIERRNYPPGQHGQRRLKFSEYSLQLREKQKVKRMYGLLEKQFRGSFESAEKSRGITGENLLVILERRLDNVVYRLGFACSRGDARLLVRHGHVRVNGRRVTIPSYRVGVGDVVAVAEKSRKSERVLTAMEGAQRRGVPDWIEVDRENFSGTVRMLPSRGDVTTPINEKLIVELYSK
- a CDS encoding DNA-directed RNA polymerase subunit alpha; this translates as MSKHWSELIKPEGIEVDEKSLSSTYGKFAGEPFERGFGQTIGNSLRRILLSSLRGAAITSVQIENALHEFSTIPGATEDVSEIILNLKEVRLKLHDTDREVVRIDATGPSEVLAGDIVRSAQVEVLNPEHRIAFLSKEGRLNANMVVRAGQGYVPAERNREEELPVDTIFMDAVFSPIRKVNFTVTNARVGQRTDYDKLVLEVWTDGSEKPEDALAYAARILQDQVSIFAEFAEGPQMAEVEAVTEAGTLNENLFRAVEDLEFSVRAQNCLQNANLKYIGELVQKTEQEMLKTKNFGRKSLNEIKELLGELGLELGMKLDHFPSREELEARKQAEQKETA
- the rplQ gene encoding 50S ribosomal protein L17, which codes for MRHLKTGRKLNRSASHRHALLRNMATSLLRHDRITTTDAKAKELRRWADWLITLGKDGSLHARRQALAFVQDKAVVARLFNELGPRFQERHGGYTRIVKVGRRRGDAAPLSIIELMPASGEAAVEPAEGDDAAGESSTTRGT
- a CDS encoding SPOR domain-containing protein, giving the protein MANHRKAANRGSVYFSRGQLFGVASLFVAAAAVIFFFGILIGQSIEERKLLSKGDAGVTVPVNPGASGDDQEMTFYDTLTKPAPPNTGAPAQSPPADEGKTPWTVQVAAAETRARADSMAAELKKRGYEAYVTSGKLNRKTFYRVRVGKYRNRQEAMVDLQRLKKDKYDPMIMGTQ
- the trpD gene encoding anthranilate phosphoribosyltransferase, encoding MNIQQAIARLVDGANLTEPEMVDVMNQVMTGEATPIQVAGFLTALRIQGETVEEVTGAARVMREKALHVEAGPGCVLDTCGTGGDGKNTFNISTTVAFVVAAAGITVAKHGNRAVSSGSGSADVLAELGVKIDVPKETVERCMREVGLGFLFAPMMHEAMKYAVAPRRELGIRTIFNLLGPLTNPARASHQLLGIYDGALIETVAQVLGNLGSERAMVVHGDEGLDEISLGGPTSVAEWKDGEVARYTLHPEEFGFETCPAGRLTAADPAECAAIVTAVLKGEPGPARDVVLLNGGAALCVSERADTIAQGVDVARECIDSGAAMGKLEHLIRLTNEA
- the trpC gene encoding indole-3-glycerol phosphate synthase TrpC is translated as MKRNGAQNPGNDILERIAAHVRGSLDSRRRELPVEALMERALYHEPRRGFREALSRPARHVIAEVKRASPSQGVIREDFDPVGIATRYQAGGATALSVVTEERFFDGSLLYLSEIREKVALPLLRKDFVLDPYHLVEARGFGADAVLLIAAMLDDGAMESLHAEARSLGLDVLVEVHSERELDTALRIGASIIGINNRDLRTFEVDLAVAESLLPRIPPDVLAVCESGIKDAAHVERIEAAGGRVFLVGETLMRAPDPGVKLAELLGTAAAAHGQG